The stretch of DNA AGATTAAGTCTACATCTTCTTGTGGGAGTGCAGGTACAAGGTCATTTTCTTCTGTGCATGGAAGATAAACAAGTCCCTGATATTTTCCGTCTTCTCCCATAGGGCCTCCACGTCCTGCCATGATGTTAGTTTCCACATAAACAGGGTAAACTGGGTCTGTTATTGCTATTACATTATCCAGCCCAAATATTTCCTGGATGTTTCCGGTATCACATTTTGCCCCGTCGCTGATGAATACTTCATCATTATCTAATTGAATTCCCCTTGGAGCGTAATCATTTTTGATGATTTCTTCAATTAGAAAATCGTATCCCTGTTCCGGCCCGTAACCTCTAAATGTGTCAGCCTGGCCCATTTCATCAACTGCGTTTTTGAATTCGTTTACCACTGCCTTTGGTAACGGCCTTGTGACGTCACCAATACCCATACGGATAACGTCGGCATCAGGGTGTTCATTTTGATATTTATCAACACGGTGAGCAATTTCTGCAAATATATAACTGCTCTTAAGTAATAGATAGTTCTCATTAATTTTGACTGCCATTTTAAGTCCTCTTTTAGTCCTAATTATATATTGGTTAATTTATTTATTCATTTATGTGCAAAGTAAAATCTCAACTTACCATCAACTATTTCATCTAACCTTGCAAACCCGAAACGTTCAAACTGCACAATATCATTAACTTTTAAGTCCTTGCATGAAGGTTCTGCAAGACCAGCTGTGACACTTGCATCAGGCATTACAACTTCTACATCCCTGTTATATTCTGCAGGGATCCAGTGAATAAACTGGGCACCGACTTTCTTTGCATCTTCAAAGTTTGAATTATACACGACCCCAATATAATCTTTTTCTGCATCGGCATAGTCTAATCGGAAAATAATTATATTCAGTGCGTCCATAAGCCTTATAGCTTTATAAAACAGTTTATCAGCAAGTTCATATTCTAATTCTTTTGCAAATTCTAGAATATCTGAATCAATTTCAGTGTTTTTTTCTGAAATCTGGTCGTTAATTATCTTGATTTCTTTAAATCCTTCGTATAAATCTTCTTTTACAAGATAAACTTCGCCGTTGAATGGAATTTCACGGTATCCGCGATCTAAAAAGTCAGGGTGTAACGGTCTTTTAATTATTTCCTTGTTTTCTTGAGGGAAATCATCTATTATAACTTCTTCAGGGTTCCAGACAAAGAAATACCGGTTTGCAGCTTCTTCTAAAATCGCACGGTTTAATCCGTATATTTTCTTCCAGCTTACAACTGAATCGGCCATTTTAACACCTATTTCATTCATGAGCTCTTGAATGGCCTCTTTCATTATTCCACGCTTTGCAATGGCCCTTATTGTTCCAAGTCTTGGGTCATCCCATCCAGAATAAATACCTTCATCTATACCTGCCCTTGCTTTAGAAGTACTTAAAGCAATGTCTTCCATTTTAAGTCTTCCATAGTGTATGAAAACTGGTATGTCCCAGCCGAAGTAGTTGTATAAGTACTTCTGTTTTTCAGAATTTGCAAGGTGGTCTTTTCCACGTAAGACATGTGTGATTTCACACAGGTGATCATCTACAGCCACGGAGAAATTCATCATTGGGTAAATCTTATATTTCCTACCAATACGAGGGTGTTCAGCATCTACAATCCTCATTATAGCATAATCCCTTATTGCAGGGTTTTTATGTTCTATGTCAGTTTTAACTCGAAGCACCGCTTCTCCTTCATCAAGGTTTTCCATGTTTCTCCAACGTTTGAGATTCTCTTCCACACCTAAATCTCTGCATGGGCACGGCAGTGACTGGTCTTTTAATTTTTTGAATTCACCGGCTTCACAGTCGCACATGTAAGCTGCACCCATCTCAATGAGCTTTTCTGCATATTCGTAATAAATTGGAAGCCTGTCACTTTGAATAATTTTCTCATCAATTTCAACGCCCATCCACTGAAGATCTTCATCTATCATTTCATAGGCATCTGGATCAACCCTGCGCGGATCTGTATCTTCAATACGGAGAACCAGTTTACCGCCGTACCTCTTTACATATTCATTGTTTAAAACAGCCGCCCTTGCATGCCCTATATGGAGAGGGCCACTAGGGTTAGGTGCAAACCTTAAGACAACTTCACCTTTAACATCTGGAAGGTCTGAAAGTCCTTTTTGTTCCACTTTCTTTTCTTTTTCTACTAATCCGCCTCTTTTGGCAAGTTCACTGGCTTGAGTTTCGGGATCCATAGAATTTACTTTTCCAACAACCTGGCCTGCAAGTTTAGAAACTTCTTTTGCCTGGCTTCTAAACTCTGCATGGGAACTCATAATACTGCCGATTACAGCACCCATCTGGGCTGTTCCCTTATGTTTAACTGCATTCATAAGGGCATATTTATATAAAAGGTCTTCTAAATCGCTCATAAAATCACCCACAGAAATAAATAATAATAAAAACCCTCAAGCAACTTTTGCTTGGGGTACTCGAAAACTTAAGATTTTCGAAAGTCTTAAAATTTGATTTTAGGATCCCGAAAACGTATTTCATGGATGCCTAAAATTTTGGAATATAAATAAAAGATGTCCTAGTGAGTCCTTTCAATTACAAAATCAGCGAATAATTCAAGGGCTGTTTTTGCATCAGAATCATCTAAAACATTTAAAAGCTCTTTTGCAGTTTTAACATCTTCAAGAGCTATATTTCGAGTATATTCAATTGCGCCGTATTTTTCAAACAGTGCAATTGCATCATCCACTAAACTCTCATCATTCTGGTTTAATATATAAATTAACCTTTCTTTATCTTCATCTGATGCCTTTGAAAGCGTATGAACAACCATAAGGGTCATTTTACCCTTAACTATATCACTGCCAACGGGTTTTCCAATTTCAGCAGCATCACTTACCACATCAAGGTAATCATCTTGAATCTGGAATGCCATTCCAATTAATCTTCCGTATTCTGCAAGAGCGTCGATCTGTTCATCTGTTCCCCCACCGATTAGAGCCCCTGCTTTAGTTGCAGCAGATATAAGTGCAGCAGTTTTCTTGTAGATCATGTTCAGGTATTCTTCTTCTTTAACATCTAATTTTCCCTCAAATCCAATATCTAATGCCTGCCCTTCACATAATTTAATGCATGCATCTACTGCAGCGCTCATGGCGCGC from Methanobacterium veterum encodes:
- a CDS encoding glutamate--tRNA ligase, with protein sequence MSDLEDLLYKYALMNAVKHKGTAQMGAVIGSIMSSHAEFRSQAKEVSKLAGQVVGKVNSMDPETQASELAKRGGLVEKEKKVEQKGLSDLPDVKGEVVLRFAPNPSGPLHIGHARAAVLNNEYVKRYGGKLVLRIEDTDPRRVDPDAYEMIDEDLQWMGVEIDEKIIQSDRLPIYYEYAEKLIEMGAAYMCDCEAGEFKKLKDQSLPCPCRDLGVEENLKRWRNMENLDEGEAVLRVKTDIEHKNPAIRDYAIMRIVDAEHPRIGRKYKIYPMMNFSVAVDDHLCEITHVLRGKDHLANSEKQKYLYNYFGWDIPVFIHYGRLKMEDIALSTSKARAGIDEGIYSGWDDPRLGTIRAIAKRGIMKEAIQELMNEIGVKMADSVVSWKKIYGLNRAILEEAANRYFFVWNPEEVIIDDFPQENKEIIKRPLHPDFLDRGYREIPFNGEVYLVKEDLYEGFKEIKIINDQISEKNTEIDSDILEFAKELEYELADKLFYKAIRLMDALNIIIFRLDYADAEKDYIGVVYNSNFEDAKKVGAQFIHWIPAEYNRDVEVVMPDASVTAGLAEPSCKDLKVNDIVQFERFGFARLDEIVDGKLRFYFAHK
- the idsA gene encoding short chain isoprenyl diphosphate synthase IdsA — encoded protein: MKVTQVLKKYSENVDVEIEESLKTIDPSSLGEASAHLTKAGGKKMRPALVVLCCESVGGKKEDAFKTAAAVELIHTFSLIHDDIMDKDDMRRGKPSVHAIWGEPMAILAGDTIFSKAFESMLETNIENVQPQRIMRAMSAAVDACIKLCEGQALDIGFEGKLDVKEEEYLNMIYKKTAALISAATKAGALIGGGTDEQIDALAEYGRLIGMAFQIQDDYLDVVSDAAEIGKPVGSDIVKGKMTLMVVHTLSKASDEDKERLIYILNQNDESLVDDAIALFEKYGAIEYTRNIALEDVKTAKELLNVLDDSDAKTALELFADFVIERTH